The following DNA comes from Mugil cephalus isolate CIBA_MC_2020 chromosome 6, CIBA_Mcephalus_1.1, whole genome shotgun sequence.
GCCGTCCTGGCCACGGCCATCACCGTCTCCATTCTCATCGCCCTTCTGGCTAAATGTCACTTGATTCGGCACTACCTGGCCAGCTACAGGCACACACGGCTGAGGGAGGCAGACGGTGTCAGCCAGGGTGACCCATCGGGTTCGTTTTTCTCGTGTTACATCTCAGAGAATACTGTgctgtacaccgatcagacataacatcatgaccaccttcctaatatcgtgtaggtctctcttgtgcctccaaaacaggtgAGACTCATCAAAAAAATGctcatggaccttctgagggtgtcctgtggtatctggcaacagttattagtgggagcctttgggtcctatgggtttgaatcgaggggcctctgtggatcatcccacagatacttgatcagtttaggatctagtgaaattgttttttgtgtgtgtgtgtgtgtcaggttgcacAATACTGGGGGTCTGGcgtggtctaggtggatggtatatgtctaagtaacatcatcAGAACATCAGAAGATGCTcacatcagtggtcataatgtcgtgGCTGATCTGCGTATATTGATTTGGAGAACGGGATGAAATGATACTGTAGAACAGACACGTTTCATCAGTGACGTTCAGAAACATGATCAGTGATGAACATCTGTCCAGCTAACAGCTACAAccacaaaagtgtttttttttctaaatatgtaaaaatatccCGCAGTGTTCAGTCGCTTCTTAAAGCTACAGTAATCGATATTTCTGTATTAACATGGGGTTGAGTCATTATGTGTAACGCCAGCTATGCGAATATTCACCTGACTCTTTCACAAGCTCTTCCTGCTCATTGTCTTGGTTTTCCGgccctgttgtttttctgtttattttatttattttttttgcaacagaTGTGCCGACGTGCACTCAACAAACTAACACGCaaaacaatgttgttagtgggggtcgaGGGGAGGCGCCTCTGCGggtcagacttgttccagtgcgccccacagatacttgatcagttttggatgtGGGTTGTTTGTCACGTCTGTGAAATCACGTGAGGCGGTGCACTCCATGGTCCCACCATGTGTGTGGAGAGAAGAATATGTGTGAGGTTTCTCCATAAGTGTGACGTGAAATCTGATTTGTGATTTGGGTGGGATTTTAAAATGCGGATCGTTCGTCAGAAtcatgatgttgtttttgtatataaaCAGGGATGTATACATCGAGAACAGTATGCTCACTTATTTAACTGTGGTGTCAGGTCCACACATCTACTACAAAAAGGGAAATGTACACTGAAAGCAGAAACTGAAGTGAGAAGAGAAATACAGTTCTACCCGCTATCGTTTGTTTTAAAAGTGCGGCAAGTGTCTCTATATTACACTCAGTTTACAGGAAGATAAAACTATAATGTAAAGCACATTTAGAGGTAAATAAAGCAACTTTGCCTGATGATGTTACAGATTACAAGTACTCCTGCCCTGTCCACCTACCGTATAaagcaaatctttttttaatcttttagtgGAAATAACTCTCCATTGTGGTTTTTGCTCCTTCCAGGCATGGACGTGGAGTTTGCCATGCACAACGGGGTGCAGCCTCACTGCGTGCCTCCTGTGGgcgaggaggacgacgacggcTTCATTGAGGACAACTACATCCCGGCCAGCGAGAGAGCGAGGGCCGAGAGAGCGGCGGAGATCCTAGAGGAGGACACGGAGGAGGAGCTCGAAGAGATTGAATTCAGCATCGCTTAGCTGGAGAAATGGAAATACACCTCTTCAGCTGAGACAGAAAACCCAGGGCCGCCACTTAcactcctatttttttttttttatcctttcaatgtgtattttaaatgtgcactgAATGGAGACATGGTACAGATAAGTGTAGGGAatacacaacattttaaatatgtaatttcAAAGAAGGATGCTGAATAAGTTAATGCACAGGGCAGTATGATGACAGAAGTTCTCTATGTGGTGGCCCCCACACCAGAgaatttcaacacattttttaggaaaatgttaaaaaaaaaaaaagtatatctTGGTTGTACAGTTCCATAAAAGCACAGTGAAGATTGGCTTTTCAAAATTAACTTATTCAAGTATTCtttagaggtaaaaaaaaaaaataactagcTATAACTGCCTTTGACAGAAATACCTTCTTGCAGTTGTTTTGCATAATTGTGTGCAAGGTTGACTTGCTAATTAAAGGTGATGTTTAGGGCGTTCTTGCATATACTGCCTGTTTGAAATGTCCAACAACATTTCAAGAGATTCAGACTTGACTAGGTCGTTCCACGGTTCACCATTTCTTTTGGGGTGATTTCTCTGTGGATTTGCTACGTGCTTAGAGTCTGTATCCTTCTCAAAGTTCCACCTCAGACTCATCTTCAGCTTTTCTTCACATTAGCCGCAAGCAGTCTTTGGTAGGATGCAGAATTCAGAGTTGGAACTAATGACTGGAAACTTCCAAAACCCAGCAAATTCTTGGTCGTACATAGAAGTCATGTTTGGCCTGTGCCTGTCTACTGCTATTGAATTGAGTTGTTTCTTGTCTCCAGAgcacattttttccaaaaagcCACGTCCGTCCATTTATTCATCTGCGACTGTAGTTTGGACAGCAAAGACTTTTCCTCGGATGCAGGTCAGATTTGTGCAGTCCTTTTCCGATGGTAGACACAAATACACTGTCAGCAGTTGTCAGAGTTGCCTGAAGATCCTATTATGAAATTCTGAGCTTTCTGGAGACTACCCTGAATCACCTTTATTAATAGACTTTCAAAGAGCTTCTTTAAATagtcaagaaagaaagaaaacaacttccGTTGCATGCGCTTACTGTATGAGTGTACACAGGTACATTTGTTCATGGAGTGCTTTATTTGGTGGCAGACTGACACCAGTGATATCCATGATGCGTTTTTATTATGAGTGACGATCATGGGAATTTAATTTGAACTTCAAGCTGCCTTCTCTTGTTTTTAAAGTCTGTAAATAACCGTATAAACCgatcacatttaaatacagtctCAGTTTAAGGCTGAGGTGATTGACAGATTAATCTGATACCACTGTTTATCTTGGTGTGATCTGAACAGATAACAACAGTGCAATCAGTGATAACAATGAGGTAGATGTAAACAGGGGTAACCGTGAGAAAACGTCTAGCTTAGCACtgctatttgtttttgtttttttttataggtggAACGCTATGCTAGCAACTAAGCCATACAGGAGACATGTGTAGCTCTCAGGGCATTTTACTTTGAGGGAAGGATTTCAGATTCTGCTTCATAGGAAggagttcattaggtacactagcagttcagtcctgcactaaatcttagcatCCTGAAGTTTATTGTATTTGGCACTTATTAAAAATAACCAAGAGCtgttcatttgacatttttattgtacaaccccattttagtcagtagACTaggataaataagaaaaaacatttttgtgttgaaTTCAATACAGCGCCACAAACTACACCCCCCATTATGATCATACAGTTCTTTGTTGTGTCGTTTCAACATAAAGAAAACACTTCATCAGTCATGAAGTGGTATTTAGTGCCAAACTGTATTATTAGAACGCATCCATTtccaccagtgtacctaatgttttggtttgttattgTGGTGTATTGAAGTTGTTGTACCTTCACTATTTGGATTCAGAtcttttgtttgtgctgttacCATATCATTGTACATAGTGTTTTTTAATTCGACTGAATGTGAGCAcagcaagatttttttttctttttttaatagagAATATAGAGAGGTATGACAGCTGCTGGATGGAAAAGTAGGGCGGCTCATTTATAAAAGGAGGAGTACTTGTAATTAGAAAGTACAACTTTCTACTTTTGGCTGCTATTTTTAGGATAACCTTCAGGGAAAGAATTCAATACTTCACCTACTTATGATGAATAAACTCATCACGAGGTTTGCCAATAAAAATCAGACTGTGAGTGAAACAGCGTGGCCTGCAGTCTGTGTATTTTCGACTCAACCTATAGAGCCCTTCagagtttgtaaacaatgtgatgttttttgaggggcggggcttaaatggatgcaacacatctcaaacactatagcctgtaaacggtgaTGAGCGCacttcaatggactgttttcgTAAGAACTggcgaggaaaacgcatattttagagtttaaaataacactccccgagaccgtgagtgttattttaaaaaagttgactctgactgatgggactgcattcaccgacccctacactctcactcactggacggatgatttgaccaaatgAGGCCACAGAGGGAACGaagtctggtttgtctttaaAGTGaggcctctccaacaaagatattacaagaagtaagtggaatcACTGTGGAGGTGGACGTagttctgcttggacacccccgAAACATGTCagtaatgttgcgttagctcacggttagcattagcattaacgtgtaacaagaatcccccatgTCCACCATTCAATGAgcagacatttacatggaccTAATTGAGGCATACGAATCGTTAGACGGctataacaatgtcttgaatggaaATGTGCAAGATTTacaatagaagaatttgaacaaTGACTTTTGGCCAAACACGGAGGGACTTCTTTATCAATTGAAGCCTTTCTAACAAAGATAtaacaagaagtaagtggaaccacagTGGAGACTTCTGCTTGGatacccctgaaacacacagctaacATTGCATTacctagtggttagcattagcattaacatgtaacaagaatcccctaaataaggattaacttaacgtaatttcagtcacgatttagtctaagCCATAACATTtcccaggctgaaactgatgatgcatcacataataatctgacctgataagaaatgtgtcattgttgatgattgtctcgcTCTAatcctttattttaatgccaaaccaaagttgtctacgactggcaggcTGGTACGTGAAAAGTTCAAGttagtttttgatttttcagttttgtcaccaaaaatacagaaagatgacattttcatggttgaaagcgACAGTCTTCGccccagcttccctctgttttgcctccagctagcattgtgacgtcacagtgacacagccCACGAAGGGGTCTGCACAGGTAAACTTCCGAGGACCAGGTCCCCCACCGTTTAGTCGCAGTTGCCTAGTTGGACACTAACTGCGCTCTCTCCTCGCTCACCTtccactttttaaactttgtatTGCGCTGGCACAAACAACAGTGATTAAGCCTGACGAGGAGTGGCCTGGAGCGTTTCTTATCCTGTGAGGCCACGCAGCTGATGAGAGCGGTCTGACAGGTCTGTGTGAAGCTGTCAGGCGAGGCTGGCAGACCCGGAAACACGGCGCGTTAAGTTTACACCGACACCAGAAGTAAAGCGACCTcgtcacaaaaataaaagttttgaatttagtttAAGTTGACGTGATTCAGACAAGCACCTACATAGACAGATAGCAAGGAGATGATAATACTCGTGTATTTCTTAAAGCTGGATAATAATAATCGTATAATGCTTAATTTAGTCGATAATAATGCTTCATATACACACAATAAGATCCTGAAGACACTTTTAATACGtgtcaaatatattttccttaaatttaaattttattgtaGACAAGGAGGTTATTTAATGTTAGTATTATGTACACCAGCGAGAgcggcacaaaaacaaacaaacaaaaaagtgactgaaatgtcaaatcatttaattattttagtaTCACGTGACCtctgtacatgtttgaaattattaaaatactACATTTTTAACTGATATGTAATTCTTAACCTGCAAAGTACAATAGGATAACCTCAATCAGTAGAAGTTAAAGTGATTTGGAAGTAAAAATCTGCTATGAAACTCGGATCAAGTGCGTACAAATTCCAGTAAAGTTCTTGAAATGTTAAAGCTACTTTAGGCAATTGGAAATCGTTAGTCAATTaattctaaaataaatgaataaataaaaagtaattacGATTATTGTTAGtattaatactactactaataataaaaatataaacacgAGGACTCGTAAATCGGAAGTTGTACTTCCGTGTTCGTGGGTAGCTTGACGCTCCGGTCCGGAAAAGCAGCGCGTTGTAGCGAAACGAAACGACTGaagagagtggaggagaggaggaagcaggatGATGGGAGCGAATATTATTCCATTTCAGTGACCCACATCTGACAGTAGAGCGTGGTATTATCTAGCCTTCTCCTTGTCCTTGAGGATTTCTCTCCGCCAGGATGTCGGCGTCGGCGATTTTCATCCTGGACCTGAAGGGAAAGGTAAGTTTGTGACGACTTGTTGTTGGTGGGGAAGTTGACATTAACAGCGGAGCACCTGCTGCAAGAAAGCGGCATGCTGGCTCACTTAGAGGCAAGCGAGTCACACTACATTTTATTATTCCTCCGTTCCACGTTGTTCTTCATATTCCTTAAATATTTGCGTTTCCTGAAAACCACTCATCGAGTTTGAGCATAATTTGTTTCTTGAAACCCTCAGACTACGACCGAGggcaaacaggaagaaaaattcAACTTGACAAACTCGTTTCTCCGATGTTGGGCATACACAGAGGGTTTGTTCTTGTGCAGCGATGCAGCCCTTATTGCATGCGATGTGTCccattttaaagttaaaaacgTGACCCTTTGTAGCCTTGAAAAGTtttctccttaaaaaaaaacacagtagttTATTTAATGCGACGTGTAAATTAAAGTATACTCCACGTGAGCAAAGCTAACTGGAAGCATCGTCAGTTAATCGATATGTAATGCAACATGAAAGTCAATAGGGAcattttctaacattttctACAACTGTTAAAATGTGCGCAATCGTTTCTGCTGAATTTAATATCATTTTAGAACTGAATCCAATGAGTTCTTCCTTCCTCTGAggagtcacatctgttttggagtattgggcaggtggtcataatgttatgcctgatcgtatTTAAGTTAGATATGGTTAGACATTGACCAGACAAAATAAGCAATCTGAGGGCGTATCACACTTACtcttaaaagaagaagaagaatttttaaaaaagtaacaGCAGAAATTCAACCAATActtcacaggtcttcaacagggggcccgcgacccctagggggcactgcaggggggtccccaattctttggttgattagacattttttatatatatatatatatttcatttccccaccacaaatttaaaattctttaaatacacattaggtgaatccaacatattttagtaaagggataaggaatagcttaataatgcaaaatgatgataatgtatatttataaatagcagcagaccgagtttaatatagaacacatgcagtaggtagagggtccctacttaatgtctcatcagtttgggggtccttggcctgaaaagcgttgaagacccctgcagtACGTGAAGTCAAAGATAGTGAAAGCTAGTGTATGGACCGGCCTACATCTTTTTGCCATCGCTGCTCTcgacttgaaaagaaaatactgtcaacGCTGCCTCCGCTCCTTCTGGCTGCACATGTTCCAAGCCCGCTATCAGAATGAGGAATTTGGTGGTAGGGAGTTGTGGATGACATCTAAAACTCTGTCCTTGGGTCATACGTGATGAACTGCATCAGCCGCCTCAATTACACCGCTTCAGAGTTACAATAATTTAACTTGGTACTCACCCCGCTGTGCATCGCCAAAGGTTTTTTGGCTTATCGTCACAACAAGTTGTTAGATTTCATTCACATTGCACAAGGGGAATACAACAATCTGGATtaattgctgtatttttaaatgtttttatttagtgcatTTATCATACTAAATTAGATTTTGCATCTCAGCCTCTAAGACTTTATTTAGTTTAGGTCAAGAAAAGGAATTGCTATAAAAGCCTTAGATGCTTGGCAACCATCAGGAAGAAGGATCACTCCTTTGTAGCCTTGACGTCTAATGATAGTACAAGGTTTTAACTTTCTCTCttctatctgtctctctttgcCCCGGGGCAAATCAGTGGCTCTTCACCTTCAGTCCTCATCATCCTCTGTCCTGGCCAGATGAGGTCCTGTATTATTATAGCAATGGAAGAAAAATACTTGTGTGAATAATGCATCAAACTAAAATGGAGACAAGAGTGAACAAATATATAGATGCAAATAATTGGTGGTTTTCAAGAGATTAACCAAAACCAGTCACCCAGGGATGGAAAGGTCACTTGATAACATTCAGCTACTGCAGAAGCCAGTTTCCATTTCTGCCCTTTATCCCTTCACCCTCAGGTTACACCCCCACGCCCTCCCTTCCATCATACCTCCTGGGCACTAGACTGCACATGACTGACCTGCTCCGTAGGCTAAAATGTCAGGCTATTGAAATCAACACGGCATCTTTTGTCCCCAGTGCTCCTCAATAGAATCACTAATAAGTGAACATCCTCAAGCCAAAGCGTTTGGATTGTCTTGGATTCGATTGGCACATTTGATCAGTCGTTTCTGGACAACTTTTAACACCACTGGCAATCTTACTCAAGAAACAAGACATGTTCTATCTGTAGCTGTGATCCGTAAAAAGCAACAGCCTTTACTGTATATGATACCAAACTATGAACATGAACAccacaaacatgacatttaacaCTTGACTCACCACAAATCAAAGAGCTGCCTGGGAGGAATCACCCAGTCAGAGGTAGCTGAATTCAAGGACGATAATATAACTACATCAACGAATGCTTGAGCAATACTTGTACTTCTGTTACACTGCTAGACATGGTGTGATGGAATCCTTGTCAGACTGTTGGTGTTGTTGGCACAAATGTTCATGGGTCCTTGAAGATGACTTTGGTAGTTCCCTGACTTTTTCTCATGCTATGAGCTGTTTGAAATTAGGACCATTTTTACAGCTATTGTCTgcggaggttctcagtcatccaggtcatggtaatcaaAAAAAGGGTTGAAGGGTCAACCCTTTTTTTGGTTTAACAGCTATTGTGTGGACTACCATAAAATGTATCGCTACTATTGAATACACAACTCTAACTGTTAGTGGTGTAACGGTTAACGGTTAGCACTGGCTGCCgcacatctgcacacaagacACCTTAGCTAACCTTATACAGGGAGACTTTATTTAACctcacacagagacactttagctaaatgtttgtatatgtttgtATATCTCATGTAATTCTTTACAACCTACCCCAATCTTTACAATatacctcattcttatttatattatattatattatattatattatattatattatattatattatattatattatattatattacatattattttattatcatgattCTTGGACAAAATGGGGGGGGGATTAATACTTTATTTCGTGTCTGCTAATATtcaaatcaagctttatttatatagaactTTTCCGACAAAAATATGGAACCCAAAGTGTAAACTGCAAAAACATagaacattacaacaagaaacaaaatcaaaatattaGCATGCCAAGACAGGCTGGCTGGGCTTCTGCATTTGCGCGCAGTGTGACCACATTAGAGCTGCTAGTGTGACTGAAAACTCTTGATGTACAATGAACCTTAAACTGTTAAGAAAACGAGCCACTGTCGCGATGTTAAATGGTTGCAATTCATAAACCAACTCAGTGGCTTCGTGTCATTATTTCAACTACAAGTAAACGACTGTCAACCCCTAGCAGCtgtgtcacacaaacaaataagcaTTGAATTTAATGAGATGTGGACGTGTTGGAATAAGGACTATTGGACGATTG
Coding sequences within:
- the c6h1orf210 gene encoding type III endosome membrane protein TEMP — translated: MELPLNETTTPPKNGTLTTQAPSYANHNWEFLVAVLATAITVSILIALLAKCHLIRHYLASYRHTRLREADGVSQGDPSGMDVEFAMHNGVQPHCVPPVGEEDDDGFIEDNYIPASERARAERAAEILEEDTEEELEEIEFSIA